In Micromonospora sp. WMMD980, the following are encoded in one genomic region:
- a CDS encoding peptidylprolyl isomerase, with protein MASSRDRQRKLARAKLDRQLARRAAAAKRRRQIQAGVGAAVVLALIVAGSAWALGAFDSEPKKQAAEDTCLWTPQDGAANSNLKDVGTPATKDLPTSGIRPMTITTNQGAPITVDLDLAAAPCGGASLAHLASRSFYDDTKCHEIITEGALRCGDPSGTGIGGPTYSFYDENVPTAPEPSPSASPAPGQPPAYPKGTVAMIGNPPGSNGSQFLIFFKDFNPAKPAYSVVGKVSGGLDVVEKIGALPTVDNGDGAKVKPKTDVVIQSLTVGDPTAAPASSPSAG; from the coding sequence GTGGCTTCCAGCAGGGACCGACAGCGCAAACTGGCGCGTGCCAAGCTCGACCGGCAACTCGCCCGGCGGGCCGCGGCCGCGAAGCGCCGCCGGCAGATCCAGGCCGGTGTGGGCGCGGCCGTGGTGCTGGCGCTGATCGTGGCCGGCTCGGCCTGGGCGCTCGGCGCGTTCGACTCGGAGCCGAAGAAGCAGGCCGCCGAGGACACCTGCCTCTGGACCCCGCAGGACGGCGCCGCGAACAGCAACCTCAAGGACGTCGGCACGCCGGCCACCAAGGACCTGCCCACCTCGGGCATCCGACCGATGACGATCACCACCAACCAGGGTGCGCCGATCACCGTCGACCTGGACCTGGCCGCCGCGCCGTGCGGCGGCGCGAGCCTCGCCCACCTGGCGAGCAGGTCCTTCTACGACGACACCAAGTGCCACGAGATCATCACCGAGGGCGCGCTGCGCTGCGGCGACCCGAGCGGCACCGGGATCGGCGGCCCGACCTACTCGTTCTACGACGAGAACGTCCCCACCGCGCCCGAGCCCAGCCCGTCGGCCTCGCCGGCCCCGGGGCAGCCGCCGGCGTACCCGAAGGGCACGGTCGCCATGATCGGCAACCCGCCCGGCAGCAACGGCAGCCAGTTCCTGATCTTCTTCAAGGACTTCAACCCGGCCAAGCCGGCCTACAGCGTGGTCGGCAAGGTCAGCGGCGGGCTGGACGTGGTGGAGAAGATCGGCGCGCTGCCGACCGTCGACAACGGCGACGGCGCCAAGGTCAAGCCGAAGACGGACGTGGTGATCCAGAGCCTGACCGTCGGCGACCCGACGGCCGCGCCGGCGAGCAGCCCCAGCGCCGGTTGA
- a CDS encoding acyl-ACP desaturase, whose amino-acid sequence MTVLSQTALLVELEPVVEKNLDRHLSLAKEWFPHEYVPWSAGRTFDGPLGGEAWSETDSTIPDVARTALIVNLLTEDNLPSYHHEIATLFGRDGAWGTWVHRWTAEEGRHGTAIRDYLTVTRAVDPVALERARMVHMAAGYRNVHDDEVLHSLAYVSFQELATRISHRNTGRATGDPACEALLARVAADENLHMVFYRNLLAAAFELAPSQAMRAVADVLADFQMPGVGIDGFARKSVAIALAGIYDLRQHRDEVVMPVLRQWNLFEVTGLTADGETARDQIAAHLDTLETQASRFEDRRAARAARLTPTP is encoded by the coding sequence GTGACCGTGCTCAGCCAGACCGCCCTGCTCGTCGAACTCGAGCCCGTGGTCGAGAAGAACCTCGACCGGCACCTGTCGCTGGCGAAGGAGTGGTTCCCGCACGAGTACGTGCCGTGGAGCGCCGGGCGCACGTTCGACGGGCCGCTCGGCGGCGAGGCGTGGTCGGAGACCGACTCCACCATCCCCGACGTGGCGCGCACGGCGCTGATCGTCAACCTGCTCACCGAGGACAACCTGCCCTCCTACCACCACGAGATCGCCACCCTGTTCGGGCGCGACGGCGCGTGGGGCACCTGGGTGCACCGCTGGACCGCCGAGGAGGGCCGACACGGCACCGCGATCCGGGACTATCTCACGGTCACCCGGGCGGTCGACCCGGTGGCGCTGGAGCGGGCCCGGATGGTGCACATGGCCGCCGGCTACCGCAACGTCCACGACGACGAGGTGCTGCACTCGCTGGCGTACGTGTCGTTCCAGGAGTTGGCCACCCGCATCTCGCACCGCAACACCGGCCGGGCCACCGGCGACCCGGCCTGCGAGGCGTTGCTGGCCCGGGTGGCGGCGGACGAGAACCTGCACATGGTCTTCTACCGCAACCTGCTCGCCGCGGCGTTCGAGCTGGCGCCGAGCCAGGCCATGCGGGCGGTCGCCGACGTGCTGGCCGACTTCCAGATGCCCGGGGTCGGCATCGACGGCTTCGCCCGCAAGTCGGTGGCGATCGCCCTGGCCGGCATCTACGACCTGCGCCAGCACCGCGACGAGGTGGTGATGCCGGTGCTGCGCCAGTGGAACCTGTTCGAGGTGACCGGCCTGACCGCCGACGGCGAGACCGCCCGCGACCAGATCGCCGCCCACCTGGACACCCTGGAGACCCAGGCGTCCCGCTTCGAGGACCGCCGCGCCGCCCGCGCCGCCCGCCTGACCCCCACCCCCTGA
- a CDS encoding bifunctional (p)ppGpp synthetase/guanosine-3',5'-bis(diphosphate) 3'-pyrophosphohydrolase, translated as MEGTVHPTGDADGSVTERSGNPPARSTGATDGTPDATADGGAVVVPFPTDGDPTSSGGFALSNAPTGRRVRARLARFNAPWQTSQVSEVLEPLISAHRDAHPKADARLLQRAFDTAARWHSGQYRKSGDPYITHPLAVATILGNLGMDTTTLVAALLHDTIEDTEYTLDAMRADFGGEVALLVDGVTKLDKVKLGDAAKAETIRKMVVAMAKDPRVLVIKLADRLHNMRTLTFLPRPKQEQKAKETLEILAPLAHRLGMNTIKWELEDLAFGTLFPKRFEEINRLIGEHQPQREALLRQVTQKVQTDLKAAKIKAETTGRPKHLYSIYQKMIVRGRDFNDIYDLVGVRILVDTVRDCYAALGVIHANWQPVPGRFKDYIAMPKFNMYQSLHTTVIGPTGKPVEMQIRTYAMHRTAEFGIAAHWKYKEHKGTQVVGPPAHIDEMTWLRQLLDWQREAADPSEFLDALRFDLSSQEVYVFTPKGDVIPLPTGSTPVDFAYAVHTEVGHKCIGARVNGKLVPLESTLSNGDVIEIFTSKSDTAGPTQDWLGFVKSPRARTKIRQYFNKERREEAIEAGKDAIVKAMRKQGMPLQRMLTSDALMAIARDLHLADVASLYAAVGDSQVSAQSVVQKLMASYGGEEGAAEDIAETAVATRPPRSRQSSADPGVVVRGVSDVWIKLARCCTPVPPDSVFGFVTRSGGVSVHRDDCANAEDLRAQPERVVEVSWKLTSASTFLVAIQVEALDRHKLLADVTRVLSEERVNILSATVTTTRDRVAVSRFSFEMADPKHLGHLLAAVRKVDGVFDAYRVTSGA; from the coding sequence GTGGAGGGCACGGTGCACCCGACAGGCGACGCGGACGGCTCGGTGACCGAGCGCAGCGGCAACCCGCCGGCCCGGTCGACCGGCGCCACCGACGGCACGCCGGACGCGACGGCCGACGGCGGCGCGGTCGTGGTGCCGTTCCCCACCGACGGTGACCCCACGTCCAGCGGCGGCTTCGCCCTCTCCAACGCGCCCACCGGCCGGCGGGTGCGCGCGCGGCTGGCGCGGTTCAACGCCCCCTGGCAGACCTCGCAGGTCAGCGAGGTGCTGGAGCCGCTGATCTCCGCCCACCGCGACGCCCATCCCAAGGCCGACGCCCGGCTGCTCCAGCGCGCCTTCGACACCGCCGCGCGCTGGCACTCGGGGCAATATCGCAAGTCCGGCGACCCCTACATCACCCACCCGCTGGCGGTGGCGACGATTCTGGGCAACCTGGGCATGGACACCACCACGCTGGTGGCGGCGCTGCTGCACGACACGATCGAGGACACCGAATACACCCTCGACGCGATGCGCGCCGACTTCGGTGGCGAGGTCGCGTTGCTCGTCGACGGCGTGACCAAGCTCGACAAGGTGAAGCTCGGCGACGCGGCGAAGGCGGAAACCATCCGCAAGATGGTCGTGGCCATGGCGAAGGACCCTCGGGTCCTGGTGATCAAGCTGGCCGACCGGCTGCACAACATGCGGACGCTGACCTTCCTGCCCCGCCCCAAGCAGGAGCAGAAGGCCAAGGAGACGCTGGAGATCCTCGCTCCGCTGGCGCACCGCCTCGGTATGAACACGATCAAGTGGGAGCTGGAGGATTTGGCCTTCGGCACGCTGTTCCCGAAGCGGTTCGAGGAGATCAACCGGCTGATCGGGGAGCACCAGCCGCAGCGCGAGGCGCTGCTGCGCCAGGTGACCCAGAAGGTGCAGACGGACCTGAAGGCCGCCAAGATCAAGGCGGAGACCACCGGGCGGCCGAAGCACCTCTACTCGATCTACCAAAAGATGATCGTGCGGGGTCGCGACTTCAACGACATCTACGACCTGGTGGGCGTGCGGATCCTGGTCGACACGGTGCGTGACTGCTATGCGGCGTTGGGCGTCATCCACGCCAACTGGCAGCCGGTGCCGGGCCGGTTCAAGGACTACATCGCCATGCCCAAGTTCAACATGTACCAGTCGTTGCACACGACGGTCATCGGGCCCACCGGCAAGCCGGTGGAGATGCAGATCCGCACCTACGCGATGCACCGCACCGCCGAGTTCGGCATCGCCGCGCACTGGAAGTACAAGGAGCACAAGGGCACCCAGGTGGTGGGCCCGCCGGCGCACATCGACGAGATGACCTGGCTGCGGCAGCTGCTGGACTGGCAGCGCGAGGCGGCCGACCCGAGCGAGTTCCTGGACGCGCTGCGCTTCGACCTGTCCAGCCAGGAGGTGTACGTCTTCACCCCGAAGGGTGACGTCATCCCGCTGCCGACCGGCTCGACGCCCGTCGACTTCGCGTACGCGGTGCACACCGAGGTCGGGCACAAGTGCATCGGCGCGCGGGTCAACGGCAAGCTGGTGCCGCTGGAGTCGACGCTGTCCAACGGCGACGTGATCGAGATCTTCACGTCGAAGTCCGACACGGCCGGCCCGACGCAGGACTGGCTGGGCTTCGTCAAGAGCCCCCGGGCGCGGACGAAGATCCGGCAGTACTTCAACAAGGAGCGGCGCGAGGAGGCGATCGAGGCAGGCAAGGACGCGATCGTCAAGGCCATGCGCAAGCAGGGCATGCCGTTGCAGCGGATGCTCACCTCGGACGCGCTGATGGCGATCGCCCGGGACCTGCATCTCGCGGACGTGGCCTCGCTCTACGCGGCGGTCGGCGACAGCCAGGTCTCCGCGCAGTCGGTGGTGCAGAAGCTGATGGCCTCCTACGGCGGCGAGGAGGGCGCGGCGGAGGACATCGCCGAGACCGCCGTCGCCACCCGGCCGCCGCGCAGCCGGCAGAGCAGCGCCGACCCGGGCGTGGTGGTCCGGGGCGTCAGCGACGTCTGGATCAAGCTGGCCCGCTGCTGCACCCCGGTGCCGCCGGACTCGGTGTTCGGCTTCGTGACCCGCTCCGGCGGGGTCAGCGTGCACCGCGACGACTGCGCCAACGCCGAGGACCTGCGGGCGCAGCCCGAGCGGGTGGTCGAGGTGAGCTGGAAGCTGACCTCGGCCTCCACGTTCCTGGTCGCCATCCAGGTGGAGGCGCTCGACCGGCACAAGCTGCTCGCCGACGTCACCCGGGTGCTCTCCGAGGAGCGGGTCAACATCCTCTCCGCGACGGTCACCACCACCCGCGACCGGGTGGCGGTGAGTCGGTTCAGCTTCGAGATGGCCGACCCGAAGCACCTCGGGCACCTGCTGGCAGCGGTGCGCAAGGTCGATGGCGTCTTCGACGCCTACCGGGTCACCTCGGGGGCCTGA
- the hisS gene encoding histidine--tRNA ligase, whose protein sequence is MSKPTPISGFPEWTPAQRMIEQFVLDRIRATFELYGFAPLETRSVEPLDQLLRKGETSKEVYLLRRLQADADGPAGDDALGLHFDLTVPFARYVLENAGKLQFPFRRYQIQKVWRGERPQEGRYREFLQADIDIVDRDTLPPHYEAEMPLVVGDALRSLPIPPVRIQVNNRKICEGFYRGVGLTDPMAALRAVDRLDRIGPAGVADLLAETAGASEAQAKACLALAEIAAPDASFADAVRALGVSDPLLDEGIAELTAVMETAAAHAPGLCVADLRIARGLDYYTGTVYETQMVGYERFGSICSGGRYDNLASSGNVRFPGVGISIGVTRLLGLLFGADALSVSRSVPTCVLVAVTAEEERAASDAVAAALRSRGVPTEVSPSAAKFGKQIRYAERRGIPYVWFPGADGDEVKDIRSGEQVAASAGEWMPPRADLSPLVAGTGV, encoded by the coding sequence ATGAGCAAGCCCACGCCCATCTCCGGCTTCCCCGAGTGGACGCCGGCGCAGCGGATGATCGAGCAGTTCGTGCTGGACCGGATCCGCGCCACGTTCGAGCTGTACGGCTTCGCGCCGCTGGAGACCCGTTCGGTCGAGCCGCTGGACCAGTTGCTGCGCAAGGGGGAGACCTCGAAGGAGGTCTACCTGCTGCGCAGGTTGCAGGCCGACGCCGACGGCCCGGCCGGCGACGACGCGCTCGGCCTGCACTTCGACCTGACCGTGCCGTTCGCCCGCTACGTGCTGGAGAACGCCGGCAAGCTCCAGTTCCCGTTCCGGCGCTACCAGATCCAGAAGGTGTGGCGGGGCGAGCGCCCGCAGGAGGGCCGCTACCGGGAGTTCCTCCAGGCCGACATCGACATCGTCGACCGGGACACGCTGCCGCCCCACTACGAGGCGGAGATGCCGCTGGTGGTCGGCGACGCGCTGCGGTCGCTGCCGATCCCGCCGGTGCGGATCCAGGTCAACAACCGCAAGATCTGCGAGGGCTTCTACCGGGGCGTCGGGCTGACCGACCCGATGGCGGCGTTGCGCGCCGTCGACCGGCTGGATCGGATCGGCCCGGCGGGCGTGGCCGACCTGCTGGCCGAGACCGCCGGGGCGAGCGAGGCGCAGGCCAAGGCGTGCCTGGCCCTCGCGGAGATCGCCGCGCCGGACGCCTCGTTCGCCGACGCGGTGCGCGCCCTCGGGGTGAGCGACCCGCTGCTCGACGAGGGCATCGCGGAGCTGACCGCGGTGATGGAGACCGCCGCCGCGCACGCGCCCGGCCTCTGCGTCGCCGACCTGCGCATCGCCCGCGGTCTGGACTACTACACCGGCACCGTCTACGAGACGCAGATGGTCGGCTACGAGCGGTTCGGCTCGATCTGCTCCGGCGGCCGGTACGACAACCTGGCCAGCTCCGGCAACGTTCGCTTTCCGGGTGTGGGCATCTCGATCGGGGTGACCCGGTTGCTCGGCCTGCTCTTCGGCGCCGACGCGCTGTCGGTGTCCCGGTCGGTGCCGACCTGCGTGCTGGTCGCGGTCACCGCCGAGGAGGAGCGCGCGGCCAGCGACGCGGTCGCGGCGGCGCTGCGCTCGCGGGGGGTGCCGACCGAGGTGTCGCCGTCCGCGGCGAAGTTCGGCAAGCAGATCCGCTACGCCGAGCGGCGCGGCATCCCGTACGTCTGGTTCCCCGGCGCGGACGGCGACGAGGTGAAGGACATCCGCTCCGGCGAGCAGGTGGCCGCGTCGGCGGGCGAGTGGATGCCGCCGAGGGCGGACCTGTCGCCGCTGGTCGCCGGCACTGGCGTCTGA
- a CDS encoding peptidylprolyl isomerase yields MTSTRDRQRAAARARLEREMAERSGRARKRRQTQAIVGAAAVLVLVVAGTVWLATSLGDDDDEKQAGAAAGFVQCVYTEVPKEGRPAQIKDVGLPPAQQANKGSQTMTIDTNLGPITAKLDRAAVPCTAGSFTHLASKGFFDNTKCHRLVTEGIKVLQCGDPSATGKGWRDTDGTGGPSYNLAEENLPTNKRPPYPEGVIAMANSGQSGSTGSQFFIVYGDSQLDPNYTVLGTITGGMDVVKQVAAAGDDGAFAKQAGGGHPKKEIVMTKVTMSDIQG; encoded by the coding sequence GTGACGTCCACGAGAGACCGCCAGCGGGCGGCGGCGCGGGCCCGGCTCGAGCGGGAGATGGCCGAGCGGTCCGGCAGGGCCCGTAAGCGCCGGCAGACGCAGGCTATCGTCGGCGCCGCTGCCGTGCTGGTGCTCGTCGTGGCCGGCACGGTCTGGCTCGCCACGTCGCTCGGCGACGACGACGACGAGAAGCAGGCAGGCGCCGCCGCCGGCTTCGTCCAGTGCGTCTACACCGAGGTACCCAAGGAGGGCCGCCCGGCGCAGATCAAGGACGTCGGGCTGCCGCCGGCGCAGCAGGCGAACAAGGGCAGCCAGACGATGACGATCGACACCAACCTGGGTCCGATCACCGCCAAGCTCGACCGGGCCGCAGTGCCCTGCACCGCCGGCAGCTTCACCCACCTGGCGAGCAAGGGCTTCTTCGACAACACCAAGTGCCACCGGCTGGTGACCGAGGGCATCAAGGTGCTGCAGTGCGGCGACCCGAGCGCCACCGGCAAGGGCTGGCGGGACACCGACGGCACCGGCGGGCCGAGCTACAACCTGGCCGAGGAGAACCTGCCCACCAACAAGCGTCCGCCGTACCCGGAGGGCGTCATCGCGATGGCCAACTCCGGCCAGTCGGGCAGCACCGGCAGCCAGTTCTTCATCGTCTACGGCGACTCGCAGCTCGACCCGAACTACACGGTGCTGGGCACCATCACGGGCGGCATGGACGTGGTGAAGCAGGTCGCCGCGGCCGGTGACGACGGCGCCTTCGCCAAGCAGGCCGGTGGCGGTCACCCGAAGAAGGAGATCGTCATGACCAAGGTGACGATGAGCGACATCCAGGGCTGA
- a CDS encoding MBL fold metallo-hydrolase — protein sequence MLVAGFPADAFGTNCYVVATAPGEQCVVVDPGIGVLDRLDAVLAEHRLHPAAVLLTHGHLDHTFSVAPVCGARGIAAYVHPEDRELLADPAKALSMDLTALFGGRLPYAEPDDVAELTDGATLSLAGLEITVDHAPGHTGGSVLFRMPGGGSPWEAEEICLSGDVLFAGSIGRTDLPGGSMPRMLASLREKVLPLADDTVVLPGHGPQTTVGRERATNPYLLEVAGTGDARPAAPTRGL from the coding sequence GTGCTCGTGGCGGGCTTTCCCGCGGACGCCTTCGGCACCAACTGCTATGTGGTGGCGACCGCTCCGGGGGAGCAGTGCGTGGTGGTCGACCCCGGCATCGGGGTGCTCGACCGGCTCGACGCCGTGCTCGCCGAGCACCGCCTGCACCCGGCCGCCGTGCTGCTCACCCACGGCCACCTCGACCACACCTTCTCGGTCGCGCCGGTCTGCGGCGCGCGGGGCATCGCCGCCTACGTCCACCCGGAGGACCGGGAGCTGCTGGCCGACCCGGCCAAGGCGCTCTCCATGGATCTCACCGCGCTGTTCGGCGGACGGCTGCCCTACGCCGAACCGGACGACGTGGCCGAGCTGACCGACGGCGCGACGCTGTCGCTGGCCGGGCTGGAGATCACCGTCGACCACGCCCCCGGCCATACCGGCGGGTCGGTGCTGTTCCGGATGCCCGGCGGCGGCTCGCCCTGGGAGGCCGAGGAGATCTGCCTCTCCGGTGACGTGCTGTTCGCCGGCTCGATCGGCCGCACCGACCTGCCGGGCGGCAGCATGCCCCGCATGCTGGCCAGCCTCCGGGAGAAGGTTCTCCCGCTGGCCGACGACACCGTCGTCCTGCCCGGCCACGGTCCGCAGACCACCGTCGGCCGCGAGCGCGCGACCAACCCCTACCTCCTCGAGGTGGCGGGCACCGGCGACGCGCGCCCGGCCGCACCCACCCGCGGCCTGTAG